The Triplophysa rosa linkage group LG15, Trosa_1v2, whole genome shotgun sequence genome has a segment encoding these proteins:
- the myoc gene encoding myocilin isoform X2 has protein sequence MWFLATLCVSCLLMGTQAQSRASFRRSNDRNGRCQYSFTVDSPTEASCPSPGSSPEMDSLKSRLGLLEALVTRLAGGEAVSEFSQSSGSQSGIQDAYNQAMEEKAQLQREKQRLDRQVQDLQRRMEELRQEAERLRNKPCTPQPPPRGLINDNGFRPGSEMAIERQKLQTAALTKGPAPSHLISIPEKTEDRSLGYQELTAVVTEISAPNLDGPADITGCGDLVWVGEPEIHRKADSIAGKYGVWMQDPEAKDPYGSEMVWRIDAVGSDVRQLIGYENMDQLTRGFPTKVLLLPEGMESTGATMYDGSLYYQRRLSRTLIRYDLLSENIAARRDLPHAGFHGQFPYSWGGYTDIDLAVDENGLWAIYSTNKAKGAIVISQLDPHSLEVKGTWETKIRKTTVANTFMICGKLYTIASYTSPNTTVNYMYDTATSQGKAISVPFKNRYRYNSMVDYNPVHRKLYAWDNYYIVSYKVRLGKQE, from the exons ATGTGGTTTTTGGCAACCTTGTGCGTTTCATGCCTGCTGATGGGCACCCAGGCTCAGAGCAGAGCTAGTTTTCGTCGATCGAATGATCGTAATGGCCGTTGTCAGTACAGCTTCACGGTGGACAGCCCCACAGAGGCCAGCTGTCCATCACCCGGTTCAAGCCCCGAGATGGATTCCCTGAAGTCTCGTCTGGGGCTGCTGGAAGCGCTGGTCACCCGTCTGGCCGGAGGAGAAGCCGTGTCCGAGTTCTCACAAAGCTCTGGATCTCAGTCAGGCATCCAGGATGCCTATAACCAAGCCATGGAAGAGAAAGCCCAGCTCCAGAGAGAGAAGCAAAGACTGGACAGACAGGTTCAGGATCTTCAGAGGAGGATGGAGGAGCTCCGTCAGGAAGCAGAGAGGCTGAGAAACAAACCCTGCACGCCACAACCTCCACCCAGAGGGCTGATAAATGACAACGGCTTCAGACCGGGATCAG agatggcgatagagagacaaaagttacagactgcagctttaacTAAAG gACCTGCACCCTCTCACCTGATATCCATACCTGAGAAAACAGAAGATCGCAGTTTAG GATATCAAGAGTTGACAGCCGTGGTGACTGAAATTTCTGCCCCAAATCTGGATGGTCCAGCAGACATCACAG GTTGTGGTGACCTGGTGTGGGTAGGAGAGCCTGAGATACATCGTAAGGCTGATAGTATCGCCGGTAAGTACGGTGTCTGGATGCAGGACCCTGAAGCCAAAGACCCTTACGGTTCAGAGATGGTGTGGCGCATCGACGCAGTGGGCTCCGACGTGCGTCAACTCATCGGGTACGAAAATATGGACCAGCTGACACGAGGCTTCCCCACCAAGGTCCTCCTCCTTCCAGAGGGTATGGAGAGCACCGGCGCCACCATGTACGACGGGTCCTTGTACTACCAACGCAGGCTCAGCCGCACACTCATAAGATACGATCTACTCTCTGAGAACATCGCCGCACGCCGCGACCTTCCCCATGCTGGCTTCCACGGTCAGTTCCCATACTCCTGGGGAGGCTATACGGACATTGACCTGGCTGTAGACGAAAATGGTTTGTGGGCCATCTACAGCACCAACAAGGCCAAGGGCGCCATCGTGATCTCCCAGCTGGACCCTCATAGCCTGGAAGTGAAGGGGACATGGGAGACTAAGATCCGGAAAACAACGGTGGCTAATACTTTTATGATCTGTGGCAAGCTGTACACAATCGCTAGTTACACCTCACCCAACACCACCGTGAATTACATGTACGACACGGCAACCAGTCAGGGGAAAGCCATCTCAGTGCCCTTCAAAAACCGTTATCGCTACAACAGCATGGTAGACTACAACCCGGTGCACAGAAAGCTGTACGCTTGGGATAACTATTACATTGTGTCTTATAAAGTGAGGCTAGGCAAGCAGGAGTAA
- the myoc gene encoding myocilin isoform X4, with translation MWFLATLCVSCLLMGTQAQSRASFRRSNDRNGRCQYSFTVDSPTEASCPSPGSSPEMDSLKSRLGLLEALVTRLAGGEAVSEFSQSSGSQSGIQDAYNQAMEEKAQLQREKQRLDRQVQDLQRRMEELRQEAERLRNKPCTPQPPPRGLINDNGFRPGSGPAPSHLISIPEKTEDRSLGYQELTAVVTEISAPNLDGPADITGCGDLVWVGEPEIHRKADSIAGKYGVWMQDPEAKDPYGSEMVWRIDAVGSDVRQLIGYENMDQLTRGFPTKVLLLPEGMESTGATMYDGSLYYQRRLSRTLIRYDLLSENIAARRDLPHAGFHGQFPYSWGGYTDIDLAVDENGLWAIYSTNKAKGAIVISQLDPHSLEVKGTWETKIRKTTVANTFMICGKLYTIASYTSPNTTVNYMYDTATSQGKAISVPFKNRYRYNSMVDYNPVHRKLYAWDNYYIVSYKVRLGKQE, from the exons ATGTGGTTTTTGGCAACCTTGTGCGTTTCATGCCTGCTGATGGGCACCCAGGCTCAGAGCAGAGCTAGTTTTCGTCGATCGAATGATCGTAATGGCCGTTGTCAGTACAGCTTCACGGTGGACAGCCCCACAGAGGCCAGCTGTCCATCACCCGGTTCAAGCCCCGAGATGGATTCCCTGAAGTCTCGTCTGGGGCTGCTGGAAGCGCTGGTCACCCGTCTGGCCGGAGGAGAAGCCGTGTCCGAGTTCTCACAAAGCTCTGGATCTCAGTCAGGCATCCAGGATGCCTATAACCAAGCCATGGAAGAGAAAGCCCAGCTCCAGAGAGAGAAGCAAAGACTGGACAGACAGGTTCAGGATCTTCAGAGGAGGATGGAGGAGCTCCGTCAGGAAGCAGAGAGGCTGAGAAACAAACCCTGCACGCCACAACCTCCACCCAGAGGGCTGATAAATGACAACGGCTTCAGACCGGGATCAG gACCTGCACCCTCTCACCTGATATCCATACCTGAGAAAACAGAAGATCGCAGTTTAG GATATCAAGAGTTGACAGCCGTGGTGACTGAAATTTCTGCCCCAAATCTGGATGGTCCAGCAGACATCACAG GTTGTGGTGACCTGGTGTGGGTAGGAGAGCCTGAGATACATCGTAAGGCTGATAGTATCGCCGGTAAGTACGGTGTCTGGATGCAGGACCCTGAAGCCAAAGACCCTTACGGTTCAGAGATGGTGTGGCGCATCGACGCAGTGGGCTCCGACGTGCGTCAACTCATCGGGTACGAAAATATGGACCAGCTGACACGAGGCTTCCCCACCAAGGTCCTCCTCCTTCCAGAGGGTATGGAGAGCACCGGCGCCACCATGTACGACGGGTCCTTGTACTACCAACGCAGGCTCAGCCGCACACTCATAAGATACGATCTACTCTCTGAGAACATCGCCGCACGCCGCGACCTTCCCCATGCTGGCTTCCACGGTCAGTTCCCATACTCCTGGGGAGGCTATACGGACATTGACCTGGCTGTAGACGAAAATGGTTTGTGGGCCATCTACAGCACCAACAAGGCCAAGGGCGCCATCGTGATCTCCCAGCTGGACCCTCATAGCCTGGAAGTGAAGGGGACATGGGAGACTAAGATCCGGAAAACAACGGTGGCTAATACTTTTATGATCTGTGGCAAGCTGTACACAATCGCTAGTTACACCTCACCCAACACCACCGTGAATTACATGTACGACACGGCAACCAGTCAGGGGAAAGCCATCTCAGTGCCCTTCAAAAACCGTTATCGCTACAACAGCATGGTAGACTACAACCCGGTGCACAGAAAGCTGTACGCTTGGGATAACTATTACATTGTGTCTTATAAAGTGAGGCTAGGCAAGCAGGAGTAA
- the myoc gene encoding myocilin isoform X3, translating to MWFLATLCVSCLLMGTQAQSRASFRRSNDRNGRCQYSFTVDSPTEASCPSPGSSPEMDSLKSRLGLLEALVTRLAGGEAVSEFSQSSGSQSGIQDAYNQAMEEKAQLQREKQRLDRQVQDLQRRMEELRQEAERLRNKPCTPQPPPRGLINDNGFRPGSGPAPSHLISIPEKTEDRSLGTRYQELTAVVTEISAPNLDGPADITGCGDLVWVGEPEIHRKADSIAGKYGVWMQDPEAKDPYGSEMVWRIDAVGSDVRQLIGYENMDQLTRGFPTKVLLLPEGMESTGATMYDGSLYYQRRLSRTLIRYDLLSENIAARRDLPHAGFHGQFPYSWGGYTDIDLAVDENGLWAIYSTNKAKGAIVISQLDPHSLEVKGTWETKIRKTTVANTFMICGKLYTIASYTSPNTTVNYMYDTATSQGKAISVPFKNRYRYNSMVDYNPVHRKLYAWDNYYIVSYKVRLGKQE from the exons ATGTGGTTTTTGGCAACCTTGTGCGTTTCATGCCTGCTGATGGGCACCCAGGCTCAGAGCAGAGCTAGTTTTCGTCGATCGAATGATCGTAATGGCCGTTGTCAGTACAGCTTCACGGTGGACAGCCCCACAGAGGCCAGCTGTCCATCACCCGGTTCAAGCCCCGAGATGGATTCCCTGAAGTCTCGTCTGGGGCTGCTGGAAGCGCTGGTCACCCGTCTGGCCGGAGGAGAAGCCGTGTCCGAGTTCTCACAAAGCTCTGGATCTCAGTCAGGCATCCAGGATGCCTATAACCAAGCCATGGAAGAGAAAGCCCAGCTCCAGAGAGAGAAGCAAAGACTGGACAGACAGGTTCAGGATCTTCAGAGGAGGATGGAGGAGCTCCGTCAGGAAGCAGAGAGGCTGAGAAACAAACCCTGCACGCCACAACCTCCACCCAGAGGGCTGATAAATGACAACGGCTTCAGACCGGGATCAG gACCTGCACCCTCTCACCTGATATCCATACCTGAGAAAACAGAAGATCGCAGTTTAGGTACAA GATATCAAGAGTTGACAGCCGTGGTGACTGAAATTTCTGCCCCAAATCTGGATGGTCCAGCAGACATCACAG GTTGTGGTGACCTGGTGTGGGTAGGAGAGCCTGAGATACATCGTAAGGCTGATAGTATCGCCGGTAAGTACGGTGTCTGGATGCAGGACCCTGAAGCCAAAGACCCTTACGGTTCAGAGATGGTGTGGCGCATCGACGCAGTGGGCTCCGACGTGCGTCAACTCATCGGGTACGAAAATATGGACCAGCTGACACGAGGCTTCCCCACCAAGGTCCTCCTCCTTCCAGAGGGTATGGAGAGCACCGGCGCCACCATGTACGACGGGTCCTTGTACTACCAACGCAGGCTCAGCCGCACACTCATAAGATACGATCTACTCTCTGAGAACATCGCCGCACGCCGCGACCTTCCCCATGCTGGCTTCCACGGTCAGTTCCCATACTCCTGGGGAGGCTATACGGACATTGACCTGGCTGTAGACGAAAATGGTTTGTGGGCCATCTACAGCACCAACAAGGCCAAGGGCGCCATCGTGATCTCCCAGCTGGACCCTCATAGCCTGGAAGTGAAGGGGACATGGGAGACTAAGATCCGGAAAACAACGGTGGCTAATACTTTTATGATCTGTGGCAAGCTGTACACAATCGCTAGTTACACCTCACCCAACACCACCGTGAATTACATGTACGACACGGCAACCAGTCAGGGGAAAGCCATCTCAGTGCCCTTCAAAAACCGTTATCGCTACAACAGCATGGTAGACTACAACCCGGTGCACAGAAAGCTGTACGCTTGGGATAACTATTACATTGTGTCTTATAAAGTGAGGCTAGGCAAGCAGGAGTAA
- the myoc gene encoding myocilin isoform X1 has protein sequence MWFLATLCVSCLLMGTQAQSRASFRRSNDRNGRCQYSFTVDSPTEASCPSPGSSPEMDSLKSRLGLLEALVTRLAGGEAVSEFSQSSGSQSGIQDAYNQAMEEKAQLQREKQRLDRQVQDLQRRMEELRQEAERLRNKPCTPQPPPRGLINDNGFRPGSEMAIERQKLQTAALTKGPAPSHLISIPEKTEDRSLGTRYQELTAVVTEISAPNLDGPADITGCGDLVWVGEPEIHRKADSIAGKYGVWMQDPEAKDPYGSEMVWRIDAVGSDVRQLIGYENMDQLTRGFPTKVLLLPEGMESTGATMYDGSLYYQRRLSRTLIRYDLLSENIAARRDLPHAGFHGQFPYSWGGYTDIDLAVDENGLWAIYSTNKAKGAIVISQLDPHSLEVKGTWETKIRKTTVANTFMICGKLYTIASYTSPNTTVNYMYDTATSQGKAISVPFKNRYRYNSMVDYNPVHRKLYAWDNYYIVSYKVRLGKQE, from the exons ATGTGGTTTTTGGCAACCTTGTGCGTTTCATGCCTGCTGATGGGCACCCAGGCTCAGAGCAGAGCTAGTTTTCGTCGATCGAATGATCGTAATGGCCGTTGTCAGTACAGCTTCACGGTGGACAGCCCCACAGAGGCCAGCTGTCCATCACCCGGTTCAAGCCCCGAGATGGATTCCCTGAAGTCTCGTCTGGGGCTGCTGGAAGCGCTGGTCACCCGTCTGGCCGGAGGAGAAGCCGTGTCCGAGTTCTCACAAAGCTCTGGATCTCAGTCAGGCATCCAGGATGCCTATAACCAAGCCATGGAAGAGAAAGCCCAGCTCCAGAGAGAGAAGCAAAGACTGGACAGACAGGTTCAGGATCTTCAGAGGAGGATGGAGGAGCTCCGTCAGGAAGCAGAGAGGCTGAGAAACAAACCCTGCACGCCACAACCTCCACCCAGAGGGCTGATAAATGACAACGGCTTCAGACCGGGATCAG agatggcgatagagagacaaaagttacagactgcagctttaacTAAAG gACCTGCACCCTCTCACCTGATATCCATACCTGAGAAAACAGAAGATCGCAGTTTAGGTACAA GATATCAAGAGTTGACAGCCGTGGTGACTGAAATTTCTGCCCCAAATCTGGATGGTCCAGCAGACATCACAG GTTGTGGTGACCTGGTGTGGGTAGGAGAGCCTGAGATACATCGTAAGGCTGATAGTATCGCCGGTAAGTACGGTGTCTGGATGCAGGACCCTGAAGCCAAAGACCCTTACGGTTCAGAGATGGTGTGGCGCATCGACGCAGTGGGCTCCGACGTGCGTCAACTCATCGGGTACGAAAATATGGACCAGCTGACACGAGGCTTCCCCACCAAGGTCCTCCTCCTTCCAGAGGGTATGGAGAGCACCGGCGCCACCATGTACGACGGGTCCTTGTACTACCAACGCAGGCTCAGCCGCACACTCATAAGATACGATCTACTCTCTGAGAACATCGCCGCACGCCGCGACCTTCCCCATGCTGGCTTCCACGGTCAGTTCCCATACTCCTGGGGAGGCTATACGGACATTGACCTGGCTGTAGACGAAAATGGTTTGTGGGCCATCTACAGCACCAACAAGGCCAAGGGCGCCATCGTGATCTCCCAGCTGGACCCTCATAGCCTGGAAGTGAAGGGGACATGGGAGACTAAGATCCGGAAAACAACGGTGGCTAATACTTTTATGATCTGTGGCAAGCTGTACACAATCGCTAGTTACACCTCACCCAACACCACCGTGAATTACATGTACGACACGGCAACCAGTCAGGGGAAAGCCATCTCAGTGCCCTTCAAAAACCGTTATCGCTACAACAGCATGGTAGACTACAACCCGGTGCACAGAAAGCTGTACGCTTGGGATAACTATTACATTGTGTCTTATAAAGTGAGGCTAGGCAAGCAGGAGTAA